AAATAACTCAATAAAAATTTTGTTCGTTATTCATTTTTTACAAATCTTCTGGTCCAAATGAATATGGCAACAATTCATCTAGTGAAGTAATTCTGTATTTTCTATTTTTATTTGTCAAAATAATAACTGTGTCTTTATCTGAAAATTCTTTTATTACCTGTCTGCATGCTCCACATGGACTAATTGGCTCAGGAGTATTTCCTGTTACAACAAGTAACCTTATTTTTTTCATATTCCCAGTAATCCCTGTTGTGATTGCATTACGTTCAGCACAAAGAGTAAGTCCAAAAGAAGCATTTTCAACATTAACTCCTTTGTGTATATTTCCATTATCATCAATTAATAATGCGGCAACAGGAAATTTAGAATACGGCACATATGCTTTTTCCAGCAAAAGATTTACTTCATCAATATAACTTAATATTTCTTTTTCACTTAAAATCATTTGTTCCACTTCCCATCTTAAATAATTTTATTATTAAAATATATTAATAATTTATTTTAAATCGTCAAACGACAGCTGAACTACATTGCTTTTCAAAATCGAGCTTAACTGTACTCCAATAAGCCGTACTTCATTCTTTTTTTCAAAAAATTCCAGATTTTCAAGAGCTGCCTTATATATTCCGTTTACATCGTTCGTTGCACTTTTCAACGTTTTTGAGCGAGTGTGTGTTGCAAAATTGGAATATCGGATTTTTATTGTAACTGTTTTGGCAAATTCATTGTTTTCAATAAGTTTGCTGCTCAATCTTTCAGACTGTTTTTTTAATTCAGCATGCAATGCCAAAATATCATTTTCTTCCTGATGAAAAGTTACTTCGTGTCCATAAGACTGCCTTTTTCTGTCTGTATTTATCTCAGAAGAATGTAAGCCACGAACAGAATTATACAGATACTCCCCTTTGCTTTCCCCAAATCTTCTGATTAATTCATTTTTCTCAATTTCATAAAGCTGAAAGACACTCGTTATATTAAATAATTTTAATACTTCCCTTGTCTTTCTCCCAATTCCCGGAATTATTCCAAGCTCCTTATTATAAATATAATCTAAAAAATGTTCACGGTTCCTAAATATAAAATAACCATTCGGCTTATCAATATCACTCGCGATTTTAGCGCTTATCTTGCTAAAACCTATCCCAACTGAGCAAGTGAGCCTAGAATTATCATAAACATACTTTTTAAATTTTTTTATAAATCTTTCAATTTTTAAAATCTCATCTCTTTTATCAAGTCTTGTATTTTTATTCCAAATAAACTCTGTAATATCAATATAACCTTCATCAACAGAGGTAAATTCGCATTTTTTCAAGACTTTTTTTATTAATCCCTGTATTCTTCTGCCTTCTTCAAAATAAACACCTTTTCTAAGGCTTACAACAATAAGATTTGGGCATAGCCGTTTAGCCTGAACTGTTGGCATCGCAGATTTTACTCCATATTTTCTGGCTTCGTAGCTTGCCGTTGTAACAACTCCATGTCCTATTGCGATAGGCTTTCCTCTAAGTTCC
This is a stretch of genomic DNA from Leptotrichia hofstadii. It encodes these proteins:
- the dinB gene encoding DNA polymerase IV yields the protein MKKEKIYLHYDMDAFFAAIEQRDNRELRGKPIAIGHGVVTTASYEARKYGVKSAMPTVQAKRLCPNLIVVSLRKGVYFEEGRRIQGLIKKVLKKCEFTSVDEGYIDITEFIWNKNTRLDKRDEILKIERFIKKFKKYVYDNSRLTCSVGIGFSKISAKIASDIDKPNGYFIFRNREHFLDYIYNKELGIIPGIGRKTREVLKLFNITSVFQLYEIEKNELIRRFGESKGEYLYNSVRGLHSSEINTDRKRQSYGHEVTFHQEENDILALHAELKKQSERLSSKLIENNEFAKTVTIKIRYSNFATHTRSKTLKSATNDVNGIYKAALENLEFFEKKNEVRLIGVQLSSILKSNVVQLSFDDLK
- the cdd gene encoding cytidine deaminase, whose product is MILSEKEILSYIDEVNLLLEKAYVPYSKFPVAALLIDDNGNIHKGVNVENASFGLTLCAERNAITTGITGNMKKIRLLVVTGNTPEPISPCGACRQVIKEFSDKDTVIILTNKNRKYRITSLDELLPYSFGPEDL